The Phyllopteryx taeniolatus isolate TA_2022b chromosome 9, UOR_Ptae_1.2, whole genome shotgun sequence genome contains a region encoding:
- the cse1l gene encoding exportin-2 isoform X2: protein MELNDANLQTLTEFLRKTLDPDPTVRRPAEKFLESVEGNQNYPLLLLTLLEKSQDNVIRVCAAVTFKNYIKRNWRIVEDEPNKISEQDRTTVKANIVNLMLSSPEQIQKQLSDAISIIGREDFPQKWPDLLTEMVTRFRSGDFHIINGVLRTAHSLFKRYRHEFKSNELWLEIKLVLDTFALPLTELFKATIELCQTHATDINALKVLFSSLTLISKLFYSLNFQDLPEFFEDNMETWMTNFHALLTLDNKLLQTDDEEEAGLLELLKSQICDNAALYAQKYDEEFQPYLPRFVTAIWNLLVSTGQEVKYDLLVSNAIQFLASVCERPHYKHLFEDQNTLTSICEKVIVPNMEFRSADEEAFEDNSEEYIRRDLEGSDIDTRRRAACDLVRGLCKFFEGPVTAIFSGYVNSMLAEYAKNPGANWKHKDAAIYLVTSLASKAQTQKHGITQANELVNLTEFFVNHILTDLKSANVNEFPVLKADAIKYVMIFRSQLPKEQLLQAVPLLISHLQAESTVEHTYAAHALERLFTMRGPNNTTLITAVEMAPFTDMLLTNLFKAMALPGSSENEYIMKAIMRSFSLLQESIVPYIPTLIDQLTQKLLLVSKNPSKPHFNHYLFESLCLSVRITCKANPATVGSFEEALFPVFTEILQNDVQEFLPYVFQVMSLLLEMHSNSIPSSYMALFPHLLQPVLWERTGNIPPLVRLLQAYMEKGGATIAVSAADKIPGLLGVFQKLIASKANDHQGFYLLNSIIEHMPPVPHSVQETDIHFALPETPKLQNHQVYQEFLGICQSVLCQVRSYCTPGDF from the exons ATGGAACTGAATGATGCAAACCTACAAACCCTCACAGAGTTCCTCAGAAAAACACTGGACCCAGACCCAACTGTCAGACGTCCAG CTGAGAAGTTTCTTGAGTCCGTGGAGGGAAACCAGAACTACCCCTTACTACTTCTCACTTTGCTTGAAAAGTCCCAAGACAATGTTATTCGGGTCTGCGCTGCTGTTACATTCAAAAACTACATCAAAAGGAACTGGCGCATT GTTGAAGACGAGCCGAACAAAATTTCGGAACAAGATagaacaacagtcaaagcaaacATTGTTAATCTGATGCTAAGCAGTCCAGAACAGATTCAGAAGCAG TTGAGTGATGCTATCAGCATCATCGGACGGGAAGACTTCCCTCAGAAGTGGCCTGACCTTCTAACAGAGATGGTGACCCGGTTCAGAAGTGGAGACTTCCATATTATCAATGGAGTGCTCCGCACTGCACACTCTCTCTTCAAGAG GTATCGCCACGAATTTAAGTCAAATGAGCTTTGGTTGGAGATCAAACTAGTTCTCGACACATTTGCCTTACCTCTGACGGAGTTGTTCAAG GCCACTATTGAGTTGTGTCAGACTCATGCTACTGATATCAATGCGTTGAAAGTCCTCTTCTCTTCACTTACACTGATCTCCAAGCTTTTCTACAGTCTTAACTTTCAG GACCTTCCTGAGTTTTTTGAAGATAACATGGAAACCTGGATGACCAATTTCCATGCGCTTCTGACTTTGGATAATAAACTTTTACAAACAGAT GATGAGGAGGAAGCAGGTCTCCTGGAGCTCCTGAAGTCACAAATCTGTGACAATGCTGCGCTTTATGCTCAGAAGTATGATGAAGAGTTCCAGCCATATCTTCCTCGTTTTGTCACTGCTATCTGGAACCTCTTAGTTTCTACAGGCCAAGAAGTTAAATATGACCTG cTTGTGAGCAATGCCATCCAGTTTTTGGCATCGGTCTGTGAAAGGCCACACTACAAACATCTATTTGAGGATCAGAATACACTCACTAGCATTTGTGAGAAGGTCATTGTGCCCAATATGGAGTTCAGAA GTGCGGATGAGGAGGCTTTTGAAGATAACTCTGAAGAATATATCCGGAGGGACCTTGAAGGCTCTG ACATTGACACTCGACGTAGGGCAGCCTGTGACTTAGTAAGAGGTCTTTGTAAATTTTTCGAAGGCCCAGTCACAGCCATCTTCTCTGGGTATGTGAACTCGATGCTGGCCGAGTACGCAAAGAACCCTGGTGCTAACTGGAAGCACAAAGATGCCGCCATCTATTTAGTCACGTCACTAGCATCGAAAGCACAGACGCAGAAG CACGGAATAACACAAGCCAATGAATTGGTGAATTTGACTGAGTTCTTCGTGAATCACATTCTCACAGACCTAAAATCCGCTAACG TCAATGAATTCCCAGTGTTGAAGGCGGACGCCATCAAGTATGTGATGATCTTTAGAAGCCAG CTTCCTAAGGAGCAACTGCTGCAGGCTGTTCCTCTCTTGATATCTCACTTGCAGGCAGAGAGCACTGTTGAACACACATATGCTGCCCATGCTTTGGAGAGGCTGTTTACTATGAGGGGCCCAAACAATACAACACT TATCACTGCTGTGGAGATGGCACCTTTTACTGACATGCTCCTCACCAACCTGTTTAAGGCAATGGCACTTCCTGGTTCATCAGAAAATGAATACATCATGAAAG ccaTCATGCGAAGCTTCTCACTGCTCCAGGAATCCATTGTTCCTTACATTCCCACTTTAATTGATCAGCTCACTCAGAAGCTACTTTTAGTCAGCAAG AACCCGAGTAAGCCACACTTTAACCACTACCTGTTTGAGTCCCTCTGCCTGTCTGTCCGGATCACCTGCAAGGCTAACCCTGCCACTGTTGGCAGCTTTGAGGAAGCTCTCTTCCCTGTTTTCACAGAGATCCTCCAGAATGATGTCCAGG AGTTTCTCCCATATGTATTCCAGGTGATGTCGCTCCTCCTGGAGATGCATTCCAACTCAATTCCCTCTTCCTACATGGCTTTATTCCCTCACCTACTGCAGCCTGTGCTGTGGGAGCGCACGGGTAACATCCCCCCTCTGGTGCGCCTGCTTCAGGCCTACATGGAAAAGGGGGGAGCCACTATTGCTGTATCTGCTGCTGATAAAATA CCTGGACTGCTCGGTGTTTTCCAAAAGCTTATTGCCTCCAAGGCAAATGACCACCAAGGATTTTACCTGCTCAACAGCATCATCGAGCACATGCCCCC AGTCCCTCACTCAGTACAGGAAACAGATATTCATTTTGCTCTTCCAGAGACTCCAAAGCTCCAAAACCACCAAGTTTATCAAGA GTTTCTTGGTATTTGTCAATCTGTATTGTGTCAAGTACGGAGCTATTGCACTCCAGGAGATTTTTGA
- the cse1l gene encoding exportin-2 isoform X1, giving the protein MELNDANLQTLTEFLRKTLDPDPTVRRPAEKFLESVEGNQNYPLLLLTLLEKSQDNVIRVCAAVTFKNYIKRNWRIVEDEPNKISEQDRTTVKANIVNLMLSSPEQIQKQLSDAISIIGREDFPQKWPDLLTEMVTRFRSGDFHIINGVLRTAHSLFKRYRHEFKSNELWLEIKLVLDTFALPLTELFKATIELCQTHATDINALKVLFSSLTLISKLFYSLNFQDLPEFFEDNMETWMTNFHALLTLDNKLLQTDDEEEAGLLELLKSQICDNAALYAQKYDEEFQPYLPRFVTAIWNLLVSTGQEVKYDLLVSNAIQFLASVCERPHYKHLFEDQNTLTSICEKVIVPNMEFRSADEEAFEDNSEEYIRRDLEGSDIDTRRRAACDLVRGLCKFFEGPVTAIFSGYVNSMLAEYAKNPGANWKHKDAAIYLVTSLASKAQTQKHGITQANELVNLTEFFVNHILTDLKSANVNEFPVLKADAIKYVMIFRSQLPKEQLLQAVPLLISHLQAESTVEHTYAAHALERLFTMRGPNNTTLITAVEMAPFTDMLLTNLFKAMALPGSSENEYIMKAIMRSFSLLQESIVPYIPTLIDQLTQKLLLVSKNPSKPHFNHYLFESLCLSVRITCKANPATVGSFEEALFPVFTEILQNDVQEFLPYVFQVMSLLLEMHSNSIPSSYMALFPHLLQPVLWERTGNIPPLVRLLQAYMEKGGATIAVSAADKIPGLLGVFQKLIASKANDHQGFYLLNSIIEHMPPESLTQYRKQIFILLFQRLQSSKTTKFIKSFLVFVNLYCVKYGAIALQEIFDSIQPKMFGMVLEKIVIPEVQKVSGTVEKKICAVGITKVLTECPAMMDTEYTKLWTPLLQALIGLFELPEDDSIPDDEHFIDIEDTPGYQTAFSQLAFAGKKEYDPIGDAVGNPKILLAHSLHKLSTACPGRVPSMLSSSMNTEALQFLQTYLQGANVQLV; this is encoded by the exons ATGGAACTGAATGATGCAAACCTACAAACCCTCACAGAGTTCCTCAGAAAAACACTGGACCCAGACCCAACTGTCAGACGTCCAG CTGAGAAGTTTCTTGAGTCCGTGGAGGGAAACCAGAACTACCCCTTACTACTTCTCACTTTGCTTGAAAAGTCCCAAGACAATGTTATTCGGGTCTGCGCTGCTGTTACATTCAAAAACTACATCAAAAGGAACTGGCGCATT GTTGAAGACGAGCCGAACAAAATTTCGGAACAAGATagaacaacagtcaaagcaaacATTGTTAATCTGATGCTAAGCAGTCCAGAACAGATTCAGAAGCAG TTGAGTGATGCTATCAGCATCATCGGACGGGAAGACTTCCCTCAGAAGTGGCCTGACCTTCTAACAGAGATGGTGACCCGGTTCAGAAGTGGAGACTTCCATATTATCAATGGAGTGCTCCGCACTGCACACTCTCTCTTCAAGAG GTATCGCCACGAATTTAAGTCAAATGAGCTTTGGTTGGAGATCAAACTAGTTCTCGACACATTTGCCTTACCTCTGACGGAGTTGTTCAAG GCCACTATTGAGTTGTGTCAGACTCATGCTACTGATATCAATGCGTTGAAAGTCCTCTTCTCTTCACTTACACTGATCTCCAAGCTTTTCTACAGTCTTAACTTTCAG GACCTTCCTGAGTTTTTTGAAGATAACATGGAAACCTGGATGACCAATTTCCATGCGCTTCTGACTTTGGATAATAAACTTTTACAAACAGAT GATGAGGAGGAAGCAGGTCTCCTGGAGCTCCTGAAGTCACAAATCTGTGACAATGCTGCGCTTTATGCTCAGAAGTATGATGAAGAGTTCCAGCCATATCTTCCTCGTTTTGTCACTGCTATCTGGAACCTCTTAGTTTCTACAGGCCAAGAAGTTAAATATGACCTG cTTGTGAGCAATGCCATCCAGTTTTTGGCATCGGTCTGTGAAAGGCCACACTACAAACATCTATTTGAGGATCAGAATACACTCACTAGCATTTGTGAGAAGGTCATTGTGCCCAATATGGAGTTCAGAA GTGCGGATGAGGAGGCTTTTGAAGATAACTCTGAAGAATATATCCGGAGGGACCTTGAAGGCTCTG ACATTGACACTCGACGTAGGGCAGCCTGTGACTTAGTAAGAGGTCTTTGTAAATTTTTCGAAGGCCCAGTCACAGCCATCTTCTCTGGGTATGTGAACTCGATGCTGGCCGAGTACGCAAAGAACCCTGGTGCTAACTGGAAGCACAAAGATGCCGCCATCTATTTAGTCACGTCACTAGCATCGAAAGCACAGACGCAGAAG CACGGAATAACACAAGCCAATGAATTGGTGAATTTGACTGAGTTCTTCGTGAATCACATTCTCACAGACCTAAAATCCGCTAACG TCAATGAATTCCCAGTGTTGAAGGCGGACGCCATCAAGTATGTGATGATCTTTAGAAGCCAG CTTCCTAAGGAGCAACTGCTGCAGGCTGTTCCTCTCTTGATATCTCACTTGCAGGCAGAGAGCACTGTTGAACACACATATGCTGCCCATGCTTTGGAGAGGCTGTTTACTATGAGGGGCCCAAACAATACAACACT TATCACTGCTGTGGAGATGGCACCTTTTACTGACATGCTCCTCACCAACCTGTTTAAGGCAATGGCACTTCCTGGTTCATCAGAAAATGAATACATCATGAAAG ccaTCATGCGAAGCTTCTCACTGCTCCAGGAATCCATTGTTCCTTACATTCCCACTTTAATTGATCAGCTCACTCAGAAGCTACTTTTAGTCAGCAAG AACCCGAGTAAGCCACACTTTAACCACTACCTGTTTGAGTCCCTCTGCCTGTCTGTCCGGATCACCTGCAAGGCTAACCCTGCCACTGTTGGCAGCTTTGAGGAAGCTCTCTTCCCTGTTTTCACAGAGATCCTCCAGAATGATGTCCAGG AGTTTCTCCCATATGTATTCCAGGTGATGTCGCTCCTCCTGGAGATGCATTCCAACTCAATTCCCTCTTCCTACATGGCTTTATTCCCTCACCTACTGCAGCCTGTGCTGTGGGAGCGCACGGGTAACATCCCCCCTCTGGTGCGCCTGCTTCAGGCCTACATGGAAAAGGGGGGAGCCACTATTGCTGTATCTGCTGCTGATAAAATA CCTGGACTGCTCGGTGTTTTCCAAAAGCTTATTGCCTCCAAGGCAAATGACCACCAAGGATTTTACCTGCTCAACAGCATCATCGAGCACATGCCCCC aGAGTCCCTCACTCAGTACAGGAAACAGATATTCATTTTGCTCTTCCAGAGACTCCAAAGCTCCAAAACCACCAAGTTTATCAAGA GTTTCTTGGTATTTGTCAATCTGTATTGTGTCAAGTACGGAGCTATTGCACTCCAGGAGATTTTTGACAGCATCCAGCCAAA AATGTTTGGTATGGTCTTGGAGAAAATCGTTATTCCAGAGGTTCAAAAAGTGTCTGGAACAGTTGAGAAAAAGATCTGTGCTGTTGGTATCACAAAGGTACTGACTGAATGCCCTGCTATGATGGACACAGAGTACACGAAGCTCTG GACCCCACTGCTCCAGGCCCTCATTGGTCTCTTTGAGCTGCCCGAAGATGACAGCATCCCGGATGATGAGCATTTCATTGACATTGAAGACACACCCGGCTATCAGACTGCTTTCTCACAGCTGGCATTTGCTGGAAAGAAGGAATACGACCCCATCGGAGATGCTGTCGGCAATCCTAAAATATTGTTGGCCCATTCGCTCCACAAGCTTTCTACAGCCTGTCCGGGAAGG GTTCCATCAATGCTGAGTAGCAGTATGAATACTGAGGCCCTCCAGTTTCTGCAGACTTATTTACAGGGAGCCAACGTGCAACTTGTCTGA
- the LOC133483364 gene encoding retinol dehydrogenase 10-B-like, which produces MIVLVDLLLMLIDLTYAILAAVVQTFLRPRLKSIDGELCLITGAGGALGRLFALEFAKEGAHLVLWDCNADANERTAQLARELGVKVHAYTVDLSRRESIYEAAGRVRTEVGDVSMLVNNAGVVAGRRLLECPDELLERTLLVNCHALFWMTKAFLPQMKAKNHGHIVTVASALGLFSTACVEDYCASKFGAVGFHESLTHELLAEELDGIKTTLVCPYIVETGMFAGCEIRKEFRSLIPPLEPLYTVQQSMTAILAEQQMICIPRLMYIPFVTRALLPWDANVATYRFMGGDKCMLPFIKNVEQRTSNGHIKSS; this is translated from the exons ATGATCGTCCTCGTGGACCTGCTGCTGATGCTCATCGACCTGACCTACGCCATCCTAGCCGCCGTCGTGCAGACTTTCCTGCGGCCGAGGCTGAAGAGCATCGACGGGGAGCTGTGTCTGATCACCGGGGCCGGGGGCGCCCTGGGCCGCCTGTTCGCCCTGGAGTTCGCCAAGGAGGGCGCCCACCTGGTTCTGTGGGACTGCAACGCGGACGCCAACGAGCGCACCGCCCAGCTGGCACGGGAGCTCGGCGTCAAGGTGCACGCCTACACCGTGGACCTCTCCCGGCGCGAGAGCATCTACGAGGCGGCGGGCCGCGTGAGGACGGAAGTCGGGGACGTGTCCATGTTAGTCAACAACGCGGGCGTGGTGGCCGGCAGGAGGCTGCTGGAGTGCCCCGACGAGCTTTTGGAGCGCACCCTGCTCGTCAACTGCCACGCTTTGTTCTGG ATGACCAAGGCCTTCCTGCCTCAGATGAAGGCAAAGAACCACGGTCACATTGTAACTGTTGCCAGTGCCCTCGGGCTATTCAGCACCGCATGTGTGGAG GATTACTGTGCCAGTAAATTTGGAGCAGTCGGTTTCCACGAATCACTGACCCATGAGTTGCTAGCAGAGGAGCTTGATGGAATTAAAACAACTCTAGTTTGCCCTTACATTGTGGAGACAGGGATGTTCGCAGGATGTGAGATAAG GAAGGAGTTTCGCAGTTTAATCCCACCATTGGAGCCTCTGTACACCGTTCAGCAGTCCATGACAGCTATTTTAGCAGAACAGCAAATGATCTGCATCCCTCGTCTTATGTACATCCCATTTGTGACCCGAGC TTTACTACCATGGGACGCAAATGTTGCCACATATCGCTTCATGGGTGGAGACAAATGTATGCTGCCCTTCATCAAGAATGTTGAACAGAGGACATCTAACGGCCATATCAAATCATCCTGA